From the Rhodoferax mekongensis genome, one window contains:
- the groL gene encoding chaperonin GroEL (60 kDa chaperone family; promotes refolding of misfolded polypeptides especially under stressful conditions; forms two stacked rings of heptamers to form a barrel-shaped 14mer; ends can be capped by GroES; misfolded proteins enter the barrel where they are refolded when GroES binds) translates to MAAKEVKFHDGARTRILKGVNVLADAVKVTLGPKGRNVVIEKSFGSPVITKDGVSVAKEIELKDKFENMGAQMVKQVASKTADVAGDGTTTATVLAQAIVKEGMKYVTAGMNPMDLKRGIDKATEAVVAELKALSKPCSTNKEIAQVAALSANSDSAIGDIIAKAMEKVGKEGVITVEDGKSLDNELDVVEGMQFDRGFISPYFVNNPDKQTCVLDEPLVLLHDKKISNIRDLLPVLEEVAKAGRPLLIIAEDLEGEALATLVVNSMRGILKVAAVKAPGFGDRRKAMLEDIAILTGGTVIAEEVGKQLDKTTLADLGRAKRVEIHKDTTTIIDGAGDQSAIKARVATLRAEIENSTSDYDKEKLQERIAKLAGGVAVIKIGAATEVEMKEKKDRVDDALHATRAAVEEGIVPGGGVALLRARAAIKDLKGANEDQDAGIKIVLRAIEEPLRAIAFNAGDEASVVIDKVLAGKGAWGYNAGTSQYGDLIEMGVIDPTKVTRTALQNAASVAGLILTTDASVAEAPKEEKAPAPASADMDY, encoded by the coding sequence ATGGCAGCAAAAGAAGTCAAGTTTCATGACGGTGCGCGCACCCGCATTCTCAAAGGTGTCAACGTCCTGGCCGATGCGGTCAAGGTCACGCTAGGGCCCAAGGGGCGTAATGTGGTGATTGAGAAAAGCTTTGGCTCGCCCGTGATCACCAAGGACGGCGTGAGTGTGGCCAAGGAGATCGAGCTCAAGGACAAGTTCGAGAACATGGGCGCCCAGATGGTCAAGCAAGTCGCCTCCAAGACCGCCGATGTGGCGGGCGACGGCACCACCACCGCAACGGTGTTGGCCCAAGCCATCGTGAAGGAAGGCATGAAGTATGTGACTGCAGGCATGAACCCCATGGACCTCAAGCGCGGCATCGACAAGGCCACCGAAGCCGTGGTGGCGGAACTGAAGGCCTTGTCCAAGCCCTGCAGCACCAACAAGGAAATTGCCCAGGTCGCAGCCCTGTCAGCCAACTCGGACAGCGCGATTGGCGACATCATTGCCAAGGCCATGGAAAAGGTGGGCAAGGAAGGCGTGATCACCGTGGAAGATGGCAAGAGCCTGGACAACGAGCTCGACGTGGTCGAGGGCATGCAGTTCGACCGCGGCTTCATCAGCCCCTACTTTGTCAACAACCCCGACAAGCAGACCTGCGTGCTGGACGAACCGCTGGTCCTCTTGCATGACAAGAAGATCTCCAACATCCGCGATCTGCTGCCCGTGCTGGAAGAGGTGGCCAAGGCCGGCCGCCCCCTGCTGATCATTGCGGAAGACTTGGAAGGCGAAGCGCTGGCGACTCTCGTGGTCAACAGCATGCGCGGCATCCTCAAGGTCGCGGCCGTCAAGGCTCCCGGCTTCGGCGACCGCCGCAAGGCTATGCTGGAAGACATCGCCATCCTCACCGGCGGCACCGTCATTGCCGAGGAAGTGGGCAAGCAGCTGGACAAGACCACGCTGGCAGATCTGGGCCGGGCCAAGCGGGTGGAAATCCACAAGGACACCACCACCATCATCGACGGTGCCGGCGACCAAAGTGCCATCAAGGCCCGCGTTGCCACCTTGCGTGCCGAGATTGAAAACAGCACCTCCGACTACGACAAGGAAAAGCTGCAGGAGCGCATCGCCAAACTCGCGGGTGGTGTGGCCGTCATCAAAATCGGCGCGGCCACCGAAGTCGAGATGAAGGAGAAGAAAGACCGTGTCGACGATGCCCTGCACGCCACCCGCGCTGCGGTGGAGGAAGGCATCGTGCCCGGCGGTGGTGTGGCCCTGCTGCGTGCACGGGCAGCCATCAAGGACCTCAAAGGCGCCAATGAAGACCAGGACGCGGGCATCAAGATCGTGCTGCGCGCCATCGAGGAACCCCTGCGCGCCATCGCATTCAATGCGGGCGACGAGGCATCGGTGGTGATCGACAAGGTCCTCGCTGGCAAAGGCGCTTGGGGCTACAACGCGGGCACCTCGCAGTACGGCGACCTCATCGAGATGGGCGTCATCGACCCCACCAAGGTCACCCGCACTGCGCTGCAAAACGCGGCATCGGTGGCCGGCTTGATCCTGACCACAGACGCCAGCGTGGCGGAGGCGCCCAAGGAAGAAAAAGCACCGGCACCTGCCAGTGCTGACATGGACTACTAA
- a CDS encoding histidine phosphatase family protein: MGNLYLVRHGQASFGAADYDNLSELGHRQSVRLGEYFAGKGLQFEAVITGTLKRHAQTWAGIAQGAALTHQALEWPGLNEYDSEAVIKAIHPAPLEKPDTPEMVRHHFRLLRDGLTQWMNGVVTPQGMPAYNDFVHGVTSALDHVRKSHAGNVLIVSSGGPISTAVGHILGTTPETTIELNLRIRNSSVTELAYTPKRHMLVTYNTLPHLDDAAYTDWVTYS; encoded by the coding sequence ATGGGAAATCTCTATCTGGTGCGGCACGGGCAGGCCTCTTTCGGGGCTGCGGATTACGACAACCTGAGCGAGCTCGGCCACCGGCAGAGCGTACGGCTGGGGGAATACTTTGCGGGCAAGGGGCTGCAGTTTGAGGCGGTGATCACCGGCACGCTCAAGCGCCACGCCCAGACCTGGGCCGGCATTGCCCAAGGCGCGGCTCTCACGCACCAGGCGCTGGAATGGCCGGGCTTGAATGAGTACGACAGTGAGGCGGTGATCAAAGCCATCCACCCCGCCCCATTGGAGAAGCCCGATACGCCCGAGATGGTCCGCCACCACTTCCGCCTGTTGCGCGATGGCCTCACGCAGTGGATGAACGGGGTGGTCACGCCCCAGGGCATGCCCGCCTACAACGACTTTGTGCACGGTGTGACCAGCGCGCTCGACCATGTGCGCAAGTCGCATGCTGGCAATGTGCTGATCGTGAGCAGTGGCGGGCCCATCTCGACTGCCGTGGGACATATCTTGGGCACCACCCCCGAGACCACCATCGAGCTGAACCTGCGCATCCGCAACAGCTCAGTCACCGAGCTGGCCTACACGCCCAAGCGGCACATGCTGGTGACCTACAACACCCTGCCCCATTTGGACGACGCGGCCTACACCGATTGGGTGACGTACTCCTAG
- a CDS encoding ammonium transporter, whose translation MHQKGMPFLALLAGIVALSWSLSTQAQTAASGTVTEAAPAATLAASDPTPTAVAPAPAAPAAAAEAPAPAPAPTKPFMAKQDTINSTDTAWMMTSTALVLLMTLPGIALFYAGMVRKKSVINTMASVVAIAGLLSLLWFAVGYSLAFTPGTAWLGGTDRMWFSGLNYLKEAGLVAVSHVAPNVPESVYAMFQLTFFIITGALIVGALVERMRFSAMLWFIGMWSVVVYAPIAHWVWEPSGWLVQMGVLDFAGGAVVHINAGVSGLVCAYMLGARKGYGKEPFEPFNLGLTMAGAGLLWVGWFGFNAGSAVAADGRAGLAMAVTHIAAAAGAMSWMLGEWVVRGRPSLLGLCSGLVAGLVAITPAAGFVTPQAALVFGLVAGLACYWGATGLKRMLNADDSLDVFGVHGIGGIVGSLMTGFFASKSISGVTGSVAMQALGALVVIAYSGVMSAALLWVTKLIVGLRVDDNSELVGLDVSQHREHIAG comes from the coding sequence ATGCACCAAAAAGGTATGCCCTTCCTTGCACTGTTGGCGGGCATCGTCGCTTTAAGCTGGTCGTTAAGCACGCAAGCCCAAACCGCGGCTTCCGGCACCGTCACCGAAGCAGCGCCCGCGGCCACCCTTGCGGCCTCTGACCCCACTCCGACCGCCGTTGCACCCGCACCGGCTGCCCCTGCAGCGGCGGCTGAAGCTCCTGCGCCCGCACCGGCACCTACCAAACCTTTCATGGCCAAGCAGGACACCATCAACTCGACGGATACCGCCTGGATGATGACCAGCACTGCACTGGTGTTGCTGATGACCTTACCCGGCATCGCCTTGTTTTATGCCGGCATGGTGCGCAAGAAAAGCGTGATCAACACCATGGCAAGCGTCGTAGCCATTGCCGGCCTGCTCAGCCTGCTGTGGTTTGCGGTGGGTTATTCGCTGGCCTTTACGCCCGGCACGGCGTGGCTGGGCGGCACGGACCGCATGTGGTTCAGCGGGCTGAACTACCTGAAAGAAGCCGGCTTGGTCGCCGTAAGCCATGTGGCGCCGAATGTGCCCGAGTCGGTGTACGCCATGTTCCAGCTGACCTTTTTCATCATTACCGGGGCGCTGATTGTGGGCGCGCTGGTGGAGCGCATGCGCTTCTCGGCCATGCTGTGGTTCATCGGCATGTGGTCGGTGGTCGTGTACGCCCCGATCGCCCACTGGGTATGGGAGCCCAGCGGTTGGCTGGTGCAAATGGGCGTGTTGGACTTTGCAGGCGGCGCGGTGGTGCACATCAATGCCGGCGTCTCGGGTCTGGTGTGTGCCTACATGCTGGGCGCGCGCAAGGGCTATGGCAAAGAGCCGTTTGAGCCCTTCAACCTCGGCCTCACCATGGCGGGCGCCGGTTTGCTGTGGGTGGGCTGGTTCGGTTTCAACGCAGGCTCTGCCGTGGCAGCAGATGGCCGCGCAGGTCTGGCGATGGCGGTGACACACATTGCCGCCGCAGCCGGTGCCATGAGCTGGATGTTGGGCGAGTGGGTGGTGCGGGGGCGGCCTTCCTTGCTGGGCCTGTGCTCCGGCCTGGTGGCAGGCTTGGTAGCCATTACGCCTGCAGCCGGTTTTGTGACACCGCAGGCGGCCCTGGTCTTTGGTCTGGTGGCTGGTCTGGCTTGCTATTGGGGCGCTACGGGCTTGAAACGCATGCTCAATGCCGATGATTCGCTGGACGTGTTTGGCGTGCATGGCATAGGCGGCATCGTCGGCTCACTGATGACCGGATTTTTTGCAAGCAAAAGCATTTCGGGCGTGACCGGTAGTGTCGCCATGCAAGCGCTGGGCGCATTGGTAGTGATTGCGTACAGCGGGGTGATGAGCGCCGCCCTGCTGTGGGTGACCAAACTGATCGTCGGCCTGCGCGTGGACGACAACTCGGAACTGGTGGGTCTGGATGTGTCCCAGCACCGGGAGCACATTGCCGGCTGA
- a CDS encoding CapA family protein: protein MKRRIQRALSGVLIAFAMATGASMALAQSTPVTLVFAGDIVLDDVAGDMIERGEDPFAAFGNYFHKADIRIGNLECVVATTGSAGDKNYTFRAHPRTLPVLKRHFDALALANNHSGDYGREAFAEMLTLLPAAGLQYFGGGRNLKEAHAPLIIERKGLRIALLGYNEFMPRSFEADFDAPGSAWSEDEQVVADIRAARSVHHADLVIPVMHWGWENELVANGRQRQLARLMVEAGADAVIGGHPHVTQDIEHYKGKPIVYSVGNFVMKETDNDNQRRAWILRLRLDKQGVQAFDTRAVQIDMQGIPTPDMARATPCWNRGQTTPGLCIPAD, encoded by the coding sequence ATGAAGCGCCGCATCCAACGAGCCCTGAGCGGTGTGCTGATAGCTTTTGCGATGGCCACCGGTGCCTCTATGGCTCTCGCCCAATCCACACCCGTCACGCTGGTGTTCGCCGGCGACATCGTGCTGGACGATGTGGCCGGCGACATGATTGAGCGCGGAGAAGATCCTTTCGCAGCATTCGGCAACTACTTCCACAAGGCTGACATCCGCATCGGGAATCTGGAATGCGTGGTAGCCACCACCGGCTCAGCAGGCGACAAAAACTACACCTTCCGTGCCCACCCGCGCACGCTGCCCGTGCTAAAGCGCCACTTCGACGCGTTGGCGCTGGCCAACAACCATTCGGGCGACTACGGGCGTGAGGCCTTTGCCGAAATGCTCACCCTGCTGCCCGCCGCCGGATTGCAGTACTTCGGGGGTGGCCGTAACCTGAAAGAGGCGCACGCGCCTTTGATCATTGAGCGCAAGGGCCTGCGCATTGCATTGCTGGGCTACAACGAATTTATGCCGCGCAGCTTTGAAGCCGACTTTGATGCGCCTGGCAGCGCCTGGAGCGAAGACGAGCAGGTGGTAGCCGACATCCGCGCCGCGCGCAGCGTGCACCACGCAGACCTCGTGATACCGGTGATGCACTGGGGATGGGAAAACGAACTGGTGGCCAACGGCCGCCAGCGACAACTGGCGCGCCTGATGGTGGAAGCCGGTGCGGATGCTGTCATTGGCGGCCACCCGCATGTGACGCAGGACATTGAGCACTACAAAGGCAAGCCCATCGTTTACAGCGTGGGCAACTTCGTGATGAAGGAAACCGACAATGACAACCAGCGCCGTGCATGGATACTGCGGCTGCGGCTGGACAAGCAGGGTGTGCAGGCGTTTGACACGCGTGCCGTGCAAATCGACATGCAGGGCATTCCCACACCGGACATGGCACGCGCCACACCGTGCTGGAATCGCGGCCAGACCACGCCGGGGCTGTGCATACCTGCCGACTGA
- a CDS encoding creatininase family protein — protein sequence MHTSSRFWADWTSLQFDQTRAAGTLDRLIAVLPVAATEQHGPHLPLQVDSALVDGVIAHAMPHIPPEVPALFLPTQAVGFSPEHAQFSGTLTLKAETVIRLWTEIGECVAASGVKRLVLFNSHGGQVGLLDVVARDLRARLGMLVYSVNWFGLPLTAADGSDVNALFSAHEHRFGIHAGDIETSMMLALRPDLVDMGRADNFASTSEDRAKAFPILGNGKSAKLGWQMQDYNPAGAVGNAAAATPDKGQAVLAAAGLALARLLGEIHALPGDTLKQRS from the coding sequence ATGCACACATCTTCCCGCTTCTGGGCTGACTGGACCAGCCTGCAATTTGACCAAACCCGCGCTGCGGGTACGCTGGATCGCCTGATCGCCGTGCTGCCCGTGGCAGCGACCGAGCAACACGGCCCGCACTTGCCCTTGCAGGTGGACAGTGCCTTGGTGGATGGTGTGATTGCGCACGCAATGCCGCACATCCCGCCTGAAGTTCCCGCCTTGTTTTTGCCGACCCAGGCCGTGGGCTTCAGCCCTGAGCATGCGCAGTTTTCCGGCACGCTCACCTTGAAAGCAGAAACAGTCATTCGCCTGTGGACCGAGATCGGCGAATGCGTGGCTGCCAGCGGTGTGAAGCGCCTTGTGCTGTTCAACAGCCATGGCGGACAGGTGGGCTTGTTGGATGTGGTGGCGCGTGATTTGCGCGCCCGTTTGGGAATGTTGGTCTACAGCGTGAACTGGTTCGGCTTGCCCTTGACGGCAGCCGACGGCAGCGATGTGAATGCCCTGTTCAGCGCACACGAACACCGCTTCGGCATCCACGCCGGCGATATTGAAACGTCCATGATGCTGGCCCTGCGCCCTGATTTGGTGGACATGGGCCGGGCGGACAACTTTGCCTCCACGTCAGAAGACCGCGCCAAAGCGTTCCCCATTTTGGGCAATGGCAAAAGCGCCAAGCTCGGCTGGCAGATGCAGGACTACAACCCGGCTGGTGCCGTCGGTAACGCGGCTGCGGCCACCCCCGACAAGGGGCAGGCGGTGCTCGCTGCAGCAGGGCTGGCGTTAGCCCGCTTGCTGGGTGAGATCCACGCATTGCCCGGCGACACCCTGAAGCAGCGCAGCTAG
- a CDS encoding ATP-binding protein, protein MKIPSLSLRQTLMVGVAAGILLPALFFAGFQVTSKLRTERALRVEAPLKQYADVLSRGMAVAVWNLDRGVAIELVEAVMRNPDVVNVSVSDEFGETFVQRGEASNDSARFLSEKRDITYNGARVGSLSVVMSSERIEREARSELLRFVGALALQVALAFAFIWPLFNRRIVLPILRLREGASRLARGELNESMASDKKDEVGQLSNALDTMRLDLGALLTEREQKTEALQRELEERARTEEALRVSQTKFAAIFDASPIAMSVSLVEGDVRTIDVNSAWSRVFGMERGVAMGTNGLRMGIWVDPAERSRCLEIVERTGEISNFKAWMRRGAHGAEIYCDISGRMVALGGERVLIMAFDDITEKHRYEENILQLNATLEHRVQERTRELTDAMGQLRAAQSELVRTEKMSALGSLVAGIAHELNTPIGNSLTVASTLQDHAASFADSMGKGLTRSRLDEFVTNTQQGAGILMRGLQHAAELVSSFKQVAVDQTSLNRRTFDLQSTVTEILLTLGPSIRKSAHAVVSDIPADIVMDSFPGPLGQVLTNLINNALLHAFEGRAHGTVSIRAVLEGADRIHLLVSDDGCGIAQAHLARVFDPFFTTKLGQGGSGLGLNIVYNLVTKTLGGTIHVASNPGEGATFSMSLPRKAPVISPDAV, encoded by the coding sequence GTGAAGATTCCCAGCCTGTCTCTCCGGCAAACCTTGATGGTGGGCGTGGCTGCGGGCATCTTGCTGCCAGCTTTGTTCTTTGCGGGCTTTCAAGTCACCAGCAAGCTGCGCACTGAACGTGCCTTGCGCGTGGAGGCGCCGCTCAAGCAATACGCCGATGTGCTCTCGCGCGGCATGGCGGTGGCGGTTTGGAATCTGGACCGGGGCGTAGCCATTGAGCTGGTCGAAGCCGTGATGCGCAACCCGGATGTAGTGAATGTTTCAGTGAGCGATGAGTTCGGAGAAACTTTTGTGCAGCGGGGTGAGGCCAGCAATGACTCTGCTCGTTTCCTGTCCGAAAAACGTGACATTACCTACAACGGTGCCCGGGTCGGTAGTTTGTCGGTGGTGATGTCCTCCGAACGCATAGAGCGGGAGGCTCGCTCTGAACTGTTGCGCTTTGTTGGTGCCTTGGCCTTGCAAGTGGCGCTGGCGTTTGCTTTCATTTGGCCTTTGTTCAACCGGCGTATCGTGTTACCCATCTTGCGCTTGCGAGAAGGCGCTTCGCGTTTGGCACGCGGCGAGCTGAATGAGTCCATGGCCAGCGACAAGAAAGACGAGGTAGGCCAGTTGTCCAATGCGCTGGACACCATGCGCCTGGACCTTGGCGCCTTGTTGACGGAGCGTGAGCAAAAAACAGAAGCCCTGCAACGTGAGCTGGAAGAACGCGCCCGCACAGAGGAAGCCCTGCGCGTGAGCCAGACCAAGTTCGCAGCGATTTTTGATGCGTCTCCCATCGCCATGTCAGTCTCATTGGTGGAGGGGGACGTTCGCACCATCGATGTCAACTCCGCATGGTCGCGGGTTTTCGGCATGGAGCGCGGGGTCGCCATGGGGACCAACGGTTTGCGCATGGGGATATGGGTAGACCCTGCCGAGCGAAGCCGTTGCCTGGAGATTGTGGAGCGCACGGGCGAGATTTCCAACTTCAAGGCCTGGATGCGCCGAGGCGCCCATGGCGCGGAGATTTATTGCGATATTTCCGGCCGCATGGTCGCGCTGGGCGGCGAGCGCGTGCTCATCATGGCGTTTGATGACATCACCGAGAAACACCGCTATGAAGAAAACATCCTGCAGCTCAACGCCACGCTCGAACACCGCGTGCAGGAACGCACCCGGGAGCTGACCGACGCCATGGGGCAGTTACGTGCGGCACAGTCAGAGCTGGTACGCACTGAAAAAATGTCGGCGCTCGGCTCCTTGGTGGCAGGCATCGCCCATGAGCTGAACACGCCCATCGGGAACAGCCTGACTGTCGCCAGCACCTTGCAGGACCACGCTGCCAGTTTTGCGGACAGCATGGGCAAGGGACTGACCCGTAGCCGCCTCGACGAGTTTGTGACGAATACGCAGCAGGGCGCAGGCATTCTGATGCGCGGCCTGCAACATGCGGCCGAGCTGGTTTCCAGCTTCAAGCAGGTGGCTGTCGATCAGACCAGCCTGAACCGCCGTACCTTTGACCTGCAAAGCACCGTGACGGAAATTCTGCTCACTCTGGGGCCCAGCATTCGCAAGTCGGCGCATGCGGTGGTGAGCGACATCCCCGCGGATATCGTGATGGACAGCTTCCCCGGCCCACTGGGGCAGGTGCTTACCAATTTGATCAATAACGCCTTGCTTCATGCCTTTGAAGGGCGGGCGCATGGCACAGTGAGCATACGCGCCGTCTTGGAAGGTGCCGACCGCATCCATCTGCTGGTAAGTGATGACGGTTGTGGCATTGCCCAAGCACACCTTGCGCGGGTATTTGATCCTTTCTTTACTACCAAGCTGGGTCAGGGCGGCAGTGGATTGGGCCTCAACATTGTGTACAACCTTGTCACCAAAACACTGGGCGGCACCATCCACGTGGCCAGCAATCCAGGTGAGGGGGCGACCTTCAGCATGAGCCTGCCGCGCAAAGCACCGGTGATCAGTCCTGACGCCGTCTAA